A genomic region of Eucalyptus grandis isolate ANBG69807.140 chromosome 5, ASM1654582v1, whole genome shotgun sequence contains the following coding sequences:
- the LOC120294058 gene encoding cysteine-rich receptor-like protein kinase 10 produces MDPPNLLFLLLLTFASTINAQLLANYYGSTGNFTADSAYQTTLTNLLTSISTNSSLLNYGFFNASFAISGTSQTLYVIGSCRGDLAAESCRTCLNTSASDIRRLYPLQKEAVLYSEFGNVRYSDASIFGIVKTEPSYTLSNTGNVASQVMYKLGREMEGLQHEAAGSGSLRKYATKAMSDGSDTVYAMAQCTPDLTEEQCIEYQKIIVGTFEKCCVGRKGLRTLAPSCQFHFETYSFFSPVAEPLPPPPPPPPPPLPPPPPLGKSNKSTMITIAITVPIGGVMVLVVSICCLLRRKRKKTHEVVKGKDGANELTTVESLQFDFATMQAATNDFSPENKLGEGGFGEVFQGRIPDGQQIAVKRLSRSSRQGDEEFKNEVLLVAKLQHRNLVRLLEFFLEGEKSY; encoded by the exons ATGGATCCTCCAAATCTcctcttcttgcttcttctcaCCTTTGCTTCCACCATTAACGCCCAACTCCTGGCGAACTACTATGGTTCGACCGGCAACTTTACGGCCGACAGCGCCTACCAAACCACCCTCACCAACCTCCTCACCTCCATCTCCACCAACTCCTCGTTGCTCAACTACGGCTTCTTCAATGCCTCCTTCGCCATCTCCGGCACCTCCCAAACCCTCTACGTCATCGGCTCCTGCCGTGGTGACCTCGCTGCCGAGAGCTGCCGCACCTGCCTCAACACCTCGGCCTCCGACATACGCCGCCTCTACCCCCTCCAGAAGGAGGCGGTCCTCTACAGCGAGTTCGGCAACGTCAGATACTCTGACGCCTCGATCTTCGGCATAGTTAAGACTGAACCCAGTTACACTTTGTCCAACACGGGCAATGTCGCAAGCCAGGTCATGTACAAGCTGGGGAGAGAGATGGAAGGTCTGCAGCACGAGGCAGCCGGCAGTGGCTCACTGAGGAAGTATGCTACGAAGGCCATGTCCGACGGGTCTGACACGGTTTACGCAATGGCGCAGTGCACGCCAGACTTGACGGAGGAGCAATGCATCGAGTACCAAAAGATAATTGTCGGGACCTTCGAGAAATGTTGTGTCGGGAGGAAAGGATTGAGGACCCTGGCGCCGAGTTGCCAGTTCCATTTCGAGACCTATTCGTTCTTTAGCCCAGTTGCCGAGCCACTTccacctccgccaccgcctccgcctccgcctctgccaccgccgccgcctttAG GAAAAAGCAACAAATCTACCATGATAACCATCGCCATTACCGTTCCTATTGGAGGTGTTATGGTCCTTGTTGTTTCTATTTGTTGTTTGCttcgaagaaagagaaagaagacacATGAAGTCGTCAAAGGAAAAGACG GTGCAAATGAACTTACCACTGTGGAGTCCTTGCAATTTGACTTCGCTACAATGCAAGCAGCGACAAATGATTTCTCTCCTGAAAACAAGTTGGGTGAAGGTGGATTTGGTGAAGTTTTCCAA GGTAGAATTCCGGATGGACAGCAAATTGCCGTGAAGAGGCTATCTCGAAGCTCTAGACAAGGTGATGAAGAATTCAAAAATGAAGTTCTATTAGTTGCAAAGCTTCAACATAGAAACCTTGTACGACTGCTCGAATTTTTCTTAGAGGGAGAGAAAAGCTACTAG
- the LOC120294060 gene encoding cysteine-rich receptor-like protein kinase 25 has translation MDPPNLPLLLLLVFASTVNAQDPFQTSVCNTTGNFTADDTYLTTLTKLLVSFSTPSSSSLAYGFFNDSAPVSGTSETLYVIGSCRGGLTAESCRFCLSGSALEIIGLCLHKKGAVLYKANCTVRYSNASIFGIATVEPVSMLYNVNDFKSPAMYNTALKPLLVDLQGKAATGGLLGKYATGNTSAAMQRMPREPHRNVRTMLCREDRNQDHGAELLDPLRDQ, from the exons ATGGATCCTCCAAATCTCCCTCTCTTGCTTCTTCTAGTGTTTGCTTCCACCGTTAACGCCCAAGATCCCTTCCAAACCTCGGTCTGTAACACCACCGGCAACTTCACCGCGGACGACACCTACCTCACCACCCTCACCAAACTCCTCGTCTCCTTCTCCACCCCCAGCTCCTCGTCCCTCGCTTACGGCTTCTTCAATGATTCCGCTCCCGTCTCCGGCACCTCCGAAACCCTCTATGTCATCGGATCTTGCCGCGGAGGCCTCACTGCCGAGAGCTGCCGCTTCTGCCTCAGTGGCTCAGCCCTTGAAATCATCGGTTTATGCCTCCACAAGAAGGGGGCGGTCCTCTATAAAGCGAACTGCACCGTCCGGTACTCTAACGCCTCAATCTTTGGCATAGCCACAGTTGAACCTGTCTCCATGTTGTACAACGTGAACGACTTCAAGAGCCCAGCCATGTACAACACGGCGCTGAAGCCGCTGCTGGTAGATCTGCAAGGCAAAGCGGCGACTGGTGGCTTGCTGGGGAAGTACGCGACAGGGAACACATCCGCGG CAATGCAGCGAATGCCTCGGGAACCTCATCGGAATGTTCGAACAATGCTGTGCCGGGAAGATAGGAATCAGGATCATGGTGCCGAGTTGCTGGATCCACTACGAGACCAATAA
- the LOC120294059 gene encoding cysteine-rich receptor-like protein kinase 10: MVLLSLTCCILRRKRKKTDEVVKGKGGANELTTVESLQFDLATVHAATNYFSHENKLGEGGFGEVFQGKLPDGEQIAVKRLSKSSRQGDGEFKNEILLVAKLQHINLVRLLGFCLEGDEKLLAYEFVPNKSLDYFLFDPQKRRQLNWPLRYKIISGIARGMLYLHEDSRLRIIHRDLKCSNILLDNEMNPKISDFGMARIFGVNQTQASTNKIVGTFGYMSPEYAMHGEFSMKSDVYSFGILLLEIICGKKNNFYHQLDGGDYLASYVWKQWRDGQPTEVLDPAIVDSYSRDEVLRCLHICLLCIQEDPAIRPTMATVVLMLSSNNFNPPSPQHPAFFIQSRLRGLSIPMKELDSDHPTRRTMASSSNGMSLTELYPR; encoded by the exons ATggtacttctctctctcacttgttgCATTCTTcgtagaaaaagaaagaagacggATGAAGTCGTCAAAGGAAAAGGCG GTGCAAATGAACTTACCACTGTGGAGTCCTTGCAATTTGACTTGGCTACAGTACATGCTGCGACAAATTATTTCTCTCATGAAAACAAGTTAGGTGAAGGTGGATTTGGTGAAGTTTTCCAG GGTAAACTTCCTGATGGAGAACAAATCGCGGTGAAAAGGCTATCTAAAAGCTCGAGACAAGGTGATGGAGAATTTaagaatgaaattttattagTTGCGAAGCTTCAACACATAAACCTTGTACGATTGCTTGGATTTTGCTTGGAGGGAGATGAAAAGCTACTGGCCTATGAGTTTGTGCCAAATAAAAGCCTTGATTACTTCTTATTTG ATCCCCAAAAAAGGAGACAATTGAATTGGCCATTACGTTATAAAATAATATCAGGGATTGCTCGAGGAATGCTCTATCTACATGAAGATTCTCGTCTCCGGATTATTCATCGGGACCTAAAATGTAGCAATATCTTGTTAGACAATGAAATGAACCCAAAGATTTCGGATTTTGGCATGGCAAGGATTTTTGGAGTCAATCAAACTCAGGCTAGCACAAATAAAATCGTGGGGACTTT TGGTTACATGTCTCCAgaatatgcaatgcatggagAGTTCTCAATGAAATccgatgtttatagttttggcATACTACTTCTAGAGATCATTTGCGGCAAGAAAAACAACTTCTACCATCAATTGGATGGGGGTGACTATCTTGCTAGTTAT GTGTGGAAGCAATGGAGAGACGGCCAGCCCACAGAAGTGTTGGATCCGGCTATCGTGGATTCATATTCAAGAGATGAGGTACTTCGATGCCTGCACATTTGCTTACTGTGCATTCAGGAAGATCCAGCTATTAGACCCACCATGGCAACTGTAGTTCTCATGCTCAGCAGCAATAACTTTAACCCACCATCACCTCAACATCCAGCCTTCTTCATCCAAAGCAGATTGCGGGGACTGAGCATCCCAATGAAAGAGCTTGACTCAGACCACCCCACCAGGAGGACTATGGCTTCGTCGTCCAATGGCATGTCATTAACCGAATTGTACCCCCGGTGA